In Gouania willdenowi chromosome 24, fGouWil2.1, whole genome shotgun sequence, a single window of DNA contains:
- the gzf1 gene encoding GDNF-inducible zinc finger protein 1, translated as MVIKVVQLTSNSHHYNILASLHQLRLRGLLSDVTVQVQHQGDMLDFQAHQAMLAASSGYFKDLFISQHVDANKTQLSNMHPSDFSMFLEFVYTGKVEVPKDKIRDIQAVARFLDCKDLAKVCDEAMGVGIALELQKETSASKAAESKTKEKKQLKGLAVKQHLTPQAGENDVPSKRSKSKPPKAIDKKPQGRKMRLRPPGRKALQRSCARKPTLNNNNGGRIEDAEVGEDRSEATAPAETTENKGDGSPSGKSATDTGDVESENDEQLLSSREEDEDEGEEEEEGGKEGEENQSEQILKTKSKTQFKCDKCQKTFRYEGSYLKHISANHGVKADVVFRCETCMQNFANRNNLKIHEKHVHSNERSFSCNSCAKTFKRKKDVVRHEKQVHERNLQHDCRMCGKTLSSKSALMLHERTHSGEKPFECAECGARFTQNSALKIHQRTHTGEKPFPCDECKARFTQKHMLIYHKRLHSGEKPFMCEACGKSFASKEYLGHHSNIHTGSKPYKCKQCGRGFSLRNSLNQHMKTHTGERPYSCKECDKQFTQLNALQRHQRIHTGEKPYMCGMCKRTFTDKSTLRRHTMIHDADAPWKSYLVVLEGNVEEKNPKYLNMEKAGEAGIGMEMSYASKQSEMNPGQAEDFLEKPAEPVNVPSSWTSDVAAVGGIPVVHAEVPPVQLQPTTSNDSTGLSVISLDGSAIPISIPVSIAHPVTLSSDSSTSSPVSTLLAAHGLIASVSQIQTVSTPSIIDANSHSILPPGSKPEVTTNSSITEHDIKTVTI; from the exons ATGGTAATAAAAGTAGTCCAGCTGACCTCAAACTCCCACCATTATAATATCCTTGCGTCTTTGCACCAGCTGAGGCTGCGTGGGCTGCTGAGTGATGTCACCGTACAGGTACAACACCAGGGAGACATGCTGGACTTCCAGGCCCACCAGGCCATGCTCGCTGCTTCTAGCGGCTACTTCAAGGACCTTTTTATTTCTCAGCATGTAGACGCCAATAAAACCCAACTCTCCAACATGCACCCCAGCGATTTCTCCATGTTTTTAGAATTCGTCTACACCGGAAAAGTGGAAGTCCCCAAAGATAAGATAAGAGACATTCAAGCCGTGGCACGATTTTTGGACTGCAAAGATCTAGCGAAGGTGTGTGATGAGGCCATGGGGGTCGGGATCGCCCTTGAACTTCAGAAAGAAACATCTGCTTCTAAAGCTGCAGAAAGCAAGACCAAAGAGAAAAAGCAGCTGAAAGGTTTGGCTGTGAAGCAGCACCTCACTCCGCAGGCCGGTGAGAACGACGTTCCTTCAAAAAGATCAAAGTCAAAGCCCCCCAAAGCCATTGATAAAAAACCACAAGGAAGAAAGATGAGGCTCAGGCCTCCCGGTCGTAAAGCTCTTCAGAGGTCCTGTGCAAGAAAACCCACTTTAAACAATAATAACGGAGGTAGAATTGAGGATGCGGAGGTGGGTGAGGACAGGAGTGAAGCTACTGCTCCTGCAGAGACTACAGAGAACAAAGGAGACGGGTCTCCATCTGGGAAATCTGCCACTGACACAGGTGATGTAGAAAGTGAGAATGATGAGCAGTTGTTATCATCAAGAGAGGAAGACGAGGacgagggggaggaggaggaggaggggggaaaagaaggagaagaaaatCAATCTGAGCAGATTCTGAAAACAAAATCTAAAACTCAATTCAAGTGTGACAAATGCCAAAAGACTTTCCGCTATGAGGGAAGCTACTTAAAGCACATCAG CGCTAACCACGGAGTAAAAGCAGACGTCGTATTTCGCTGCGAGACCTGCATGCAGAACTTTGCAAACCGCAACAACTTGAAGATCCACGAGAAGCACGTGCACAGTAACGAGAGGTCGTTTTCCTGTAACTCCTGCGCAAAGACTTTCAAACGCAAAAAGGACGTGGTGCGTCATGAAAAACAA GTCCATGAGCGAAACCTGCAACATGACTGTCGTATGTGTGGGAAGACCCTCAGCTCTAAATCAGCATTAATGCTTCACGAGAGGACACactcaggagagaaaccctttgaatGCGCTGAATGTGGGGCCCGATTTACACAGAATTCAGCTCTAAAGATACATCAAAG AACTCACACAGGAGAGAAGCCGTTCCCATGTGATGAGTGTAAAGCCCGGTTTACTCAGAAACACATGCTGATCTATCACAAGAGATTACATTCAG GAGAGAAGCCTTTCATGTGTGAGGCCTGTGGGAAAAGCTTTGCATCAAAGGAATACCTAGGACACCATTCGAATATCCACACGGGATCAAAGCCTTACAAGTGTAAGCAATGTGGCCGAGGATTTTCTCTGAGGAACTCCCTCAACCAAcatatgaaaacacacacag GCGAACGTCCGTACAGCTGTAAAGAGTGTGACAAGCAGTTCACTCAGCTCAACGCTCTCCAAAGACATCAAAGGATTCACACGGGGGAAAAGCCGTACATGTGCGGCATGTGTAAACGCACGTTCACCGACAAGTCTACGCTACGCAGACATACAATG ATTCATGACGCAGATGCTCCCTGGAAGTCCTATCTGGTCGTGCTAGAGGGAAATGTCGAGGAAAAGAATCCCAAATATCTGAATATGGAAAAAGCAGGCGAGGCAGGAATCGGGATGGAAATGAGTTACGCTAGCAAACAATCTGAGATGAATCCTGGTCAAGCTGAAGACTTCCTAGAGAAACCAGCGGAGCCCGTTAATGTCCCCTCGTCATGGACCAGTGATGTAGCTGCTGTGGGAGGGATTCCTGTCGTCCATGCCGAGGTCCCACCAGTACAGCTCCAGCCCACAACGTCCAATGACAGCACTGGTCTCAGTGTCATCTCCTTGGATGGCTCAGCCATTCCCATCTCTATCCCAGTGTCCATAGCTCACCCTGTGACATTGTCCTCAGACTCCTCCACATCATCACCTGTTTCTACTCTACTTGCTGCCCACGGTCTGATCGCGTCAGTCTCACAGATCCAAACTGTTTCTACCCCATCTATCATAGATGCTAACTCACACTCTATTCTACCTCCAGGTTCTAAACCTGAGGTCACTACTAACTCAAGTATTACAGAACATGATATTAAGACAGTCAccatttaa
- the gpcpd1 gene encoding glycerophosphocholine phosphodiesterase GPCPD1 isoform X2, with product MPPISITKKKFKKSRFRIKLTLVGIEEEDEEEEDEEDEGGDELSPSSLQKMTTTLETSMISANGYKSRHSQPECGYALEPSQWTEYSIHTMDPDNLELTFEFFEEDLSEHVVQGDTHPGHVGTACLLSSCFSESGRDTGVVTLPIMGRNSRQTIGKVRVDYLVIRPIQGVQCDMSVTFAKHWKKRSTLHVGHRGSGSTHTAKHHKVRENTIASFKSAADHGAPFVEFDVHLSKDGVPIVYHDLTCCISTKKKKKDHTLELIEVPVKDLTFDQLQLLKLAHVAAMNGSDQKDLLDDEDEVDEHQPFPSLSQIFQAVPENVGFNIELKWICQMKDGTWDGNLSTYFNMNSFLDTVLSCVLQNAGRRVIFSCFDPDVCTMVRNKQNKYPILFLTQGISEKYPELRDIRCQSTQIAISFAQSENILGISAHTEELLTHLNYIADAQSKGLVVFSWGDDNNDHENRMMLREQGIDGLIYDRICEDVAKQPDIFQVEEQHSLQEVITEETMKSATCSCYSIPCSMAPCVTSKPRAESAESDSGLSSS from the exons ATGCCCCCCATCTCCATTACCAAGAAGAAATTTAAGAAATCACGCTTCAG AATCAAGCTGACATTAGTGGGCattgaagaagaagacgaagaagaagaagacgaagaagatgAAGGAGGAGACGAGCTCAGTCCTTCATCTTTGCAAAAGATGACGACCACTTTAGAAACCAGCATGATCAGTGCCAACGGCTACAAATCCCGCCACTCCCAGCCTGAGTGTGGATACGCGCTGGAACCGTCCCAGTGGACTGAGTACAGCATCCACACCATGGACCCCGACAACCTGGAGCTCACCTTTGAGTTCTTTGAG GAGGATCTGAGCGAGCATGTGGTTCAGGGCGACACCCATCCTGGACACGTTGGCACCGCTTGCCTTCTTTCGTCCTGTTTTTCAGAAAGTGGCAGAGACACTGGAGTTGTTACTCTTCCCATTATGGGGCGGAACTCCAGACAAACCATTGGGAAAGTAAGAG TGGATTACCTGGTAATCCGACCCATACAGGGGGTACAGTGTGACATGAGCGTGACGTTTGCCAAGCACTGGAAGAAGAGAAGCACGCTCCATGTTGGTCACAGAGGATctggcagcacacacacagccaA acACCACAAAGTCAGAGAAAACACAATtgcatcatttaaaagtgcagcTGACCAT GGTGCGCCTTTTGTGGAGTTTGATGTTCACCTTTCTAAAGATGGTGTTCCTATCGTATACCATGACCTGACGTGCTGCATTTCAACAAAGAAGAAG AAAAAGGACCACACCCTGGAGCTCATTGAGGTGCCGGTGAAGGACCTGACATTTGATCAGTTGCAGCTTTTAAAG CTCGCCCATGTTGCTGCCATGAACGGAAGTGATCAAAAAG ATCTGTTGGACGATGAGGATGAAGTCGATGAACATCAGCCATTCCCATCCCTCTCACAG ATCTTCCAAGCCGTCCCTGAAAATGTGGGCTTTAACATTGAGCTGAAGTGGATCTGCCAGATGAAG GATGGAACATGGGATGGGAACCTATCAACGTACTTCAACATGAACTCCTTCCTTGACACGGTGCTGTCCTGCGTTCTTCAAAATGCTGGAAGACGAGTCATTTTCTCGTGCTTCGACCCAGATGTTTGTACAAT GGTGCGTAATAAGCAGAACAAATACCCCATCCTCTTCCTGACTCAGGGAATCTCAGAAAAGTATCCGGAGCTGAGGGACATCCGCTGTCAGTCCACTCAGATCGCCATCAGCTTCGCTCAGAGCGAAAATATTCTG GGAATCAGTGCCCACACTGAGGAACTTTTAACACACTTGAACTACATTGCTGATGCTCAGTCCAAAGGCCTGGTGGTGTTCAGCTGGGGAGATGACAACAACGATCACGAGAACAGAATGATGCTGAGAGAGCAGGGAATAGACGGGCTCATCTATGACCG TATTTGTGAAGACGTGGCAAAGCAGCCAGACATCTTCCAGGTAGAGGAGCAGCACTCTCTGCAGGAAGTGATCACAGAGGAGACCATGAAGAGCGCGACATGTTCCTGCTACTCCATCCCCTGCTCAATGGCACCGTGTGTCACCTCCAAGCCCCGCGCTGAAAGTGCTGAGTCCGACTCAGGCCTCAGCTCCTCATAG
- the napbb gene encoding N-ethylmaleimide-sensitive factor attachment protein, beta b isoform X2: MHFAKLLVSTCSCRTNTTVPPVSSMQETLSRNLTPMGRFTIAAKHHISIAEIYESELVDIEKAIAHYEQAADYYKGEESNSSANKCLLKVGGYCAQLEQYQKAIEIYEQVGANTMDNPLLKYSAKEYFFKASLCHFIVDELNAKIAIEKYEEMFPAFSDSRECKLLKKLLEAHEEQNSEAFTEAVKEFDSISRLDQWHTTLLLRIKKTIQGEEGDLK; encoded by the exons ATGCATTTTGCAAAGCTGCTCGTATCCACATGCAGCTGCAGAACAAACACGACTGTGCCACCAGTTTCATCGATGCAGGAAACGCTTTCAAGAAATCTGACCCCAatg GGCAGATTCACCATCGCAGCCAAGCATCACATCAGCATCGCAGAGATCTATGAATCTGAGCTGGTGGACATTGAGAAG gctatTGCTCATTATGAACAAGCTGCTGACTACTACAAAGGAGAAGAATCCAACAG TTCTGCCAACAAATGTCTCCTGAAGGTTGGAGGCTACTGTGCTCAGTTGGAGCAGTACCAGAAAGCTATTGAGATCTACGAGCAg GTTGGAGCCAACACCATGGACAACCCACTGTTGAAATACAGCGCCAAGGAGTATTTCTTCAAAGCCTCCCtctgtcattttattgttgatgagCTCAATGCTAAG ATCGCTATTGAAAAATACGAGGAGATGTTTCCGGCATTTTCCGACTCCAGAGAATGCAAGCTACTGAAG AAACTTCTCGAGGCTCATGAGGAACAGAACAGTGAAGCTTTCACTGAGGCA GTGAAGGAGTTCGACTCCATCTCACGCTTGGACCAGTGGCACACGACCCTCCTCCTGCGCATCAAAAAGACCATCCAGGGCGAGGAAGGGGATCTGAAATGA
- the napbb gene encoding N-ethylmaleimide-sensitive factor attachment protein, beta b isoform X1: MDNSGKEKEAIQLMADADKKVKSSGSFLGGMFGGGNHKVEEACEMYCRAANMFKMAKNWSAAGNAFCKAARIHMQLQNKHDCATSFIDAGNAFKKSDPNEAIKCLNAAIDIYTDMGRFTIAAKHHISIAEIYESELVDIEKAIAHYEQAADYYKGEESNSSANKCLLKVGGYCAQLEQYQKAIEIYEQVGANTMDNPLLKYSAKEYFFKASLCHFIVDELNAKIAIEKYEEMFPAFSDSRECKLLKKLLEAHEEQNSEAFTEAVKEFDSISRLDQWHTTLLLRIKKTIQGEEGDLK, from the exons ATGGACAATTCCGGGAAAGAGAAGGAAGCAATTCAGCTGATGGCCGACGCTGATAAAAAAGTCAAGTCCTCCGGCTCTTTTCTAGGAGGAATGTTTGGAGG TGGCAATCACAAAGTGGAGGAGGCATGTGAGATGTACTGCAGAGCAGCCAACATGTTCAAGATGGCCAAGAACTGGAGCG ctgCTGGAAATGCATTTTGCAAAGCTGCTCGTATCCACATGCAGCTGCAGAACAAACACGACTGTGCCACCAGTTTCATCGATGCAGGAAACGCTTTCAAGAAATCTGACCCCAatg AGGCAATCAAGTGTTTAAATGCTGCCATCGATATATACACTGACATG GGCAGATTCACCATCGCAGCCAAGCATCACATCAGCATCGCAGAGATCTATGAATCTGAGCTGGTGGACATTGAGAAG gctatTGCTCATTATGAACAAGCTGCTGACTACTACAAAGGAGAAGAATCCAACAG TTCTGCCAACAAATGTCTCCTGAAGGTTGGAGGCTACTGTGCTCAGTTGGAGCAGTACCAGAAAGCTATTGAGATCTACGAGCAg GTTGGAGCCAACACCATGGACAACCCACTGTTGAAATACAGCGCCAAGGAGTATTTCTTCAAAGCCTCCCtctgtcattttattgttgatgagCTCAATGCTAAG ATCGCTATTGAAAAATACGAGGAGATGTTTCCGGCATTTTCCGACTCCAGAGAATGCAAGCTACTGAAG AAACTTCTCGAGGCTCATGAGGAACAGAACAGTGAAGCTTTCACTGAGGCA GTGAAGGAGTTCGACTCCATCTCACGCTTGGACCAGTGGCACACGACCCTCCTCCTGCGCATCAAAAAGACCATCCAGGGCGAGGAAGGGGATCTGAAATGA
- the gpcpd1 gene encoding glycerophosphocholine phosphodiesterase GPCPD1 isoform X1, protein METTQVTLSVRGETCPGEEIAVVGSCEALGSWSHQNAVTLHPSGDEGHTWTATIAVPKGVVSCYRYFKGFFLQSKHAGGPCQVIVNMWETHHHPRTMSPTATQHSIDDGQFGIHNGLNCVDSGWLTCQTEIRLRLHYSKMPPISITKKKFKKSRFRIKLTLVGIEEEDEEEEDEEDEGGDELSPSSLQKMTTTLETSMISANGYKSRHSQPECGYALEPSQWTEYSIHTMDPDNLELTFEFFEEDLSEHVVQGDTHPGHVGTACLLSSCFSESGRDTGVVTLPIMGRNSRQTIGKVRVDYLVIRPIQGVQCDMSVTFAKHWKKRSTLHVGHRGSGSTHTAKHHKVRENTIASFKSAADHGAPFVEFDVHLSKDGVPIVYHDLTCCISTKKKKKDHTLELIEVPVKDLTFDQLQLLKLAHVAAMNGSDQKDLLDDEDEVDEHQPFPSLSQIFQAVPENVGFNIELKWICQMKDGTWDGNLSTYFNMNSFLDTVLSCVLQNAGRRVIFSCFDPDVCTMVRNKQNKYPILFLTQGISEKYPELRDIRCQSTQIAISFAQSENILGISAHTEELLTHLNYIADAQSKGLVVFSWGDDNNDHENRMMLREQGIDGLIYDRICEDVAKQPDIFQVEEQHSLQEVITEETMKSATCSCYSIPCSMAPCVTSKPRAESAESDSGLSSS, encoded by the exons ATGGAGACCACTCAGGTGACCCTGTCTGTGCGAGGAGAAACTTGTCCAG GGGAAGAGATAGCTGTCGTTGGAAGCTGTGAAGCCCTGGGAAGCTGGAGCCATCAGAACGCTGTGACTTTGCATCCCTCTGGAGATGAAGG ACACACCTGGACTGCAACAATTGCTGTTCCTAAAGGGGTTGTTTCCTGTTATCGATATTTCAAAGGCTTCTTCCTGCAGTCTAAG CATGCAGGTGGTCCCTGTCAAGTGATAGTCAATATGTGGGAGACCCATCATCATCCTCGCACGATGAGCCCCACAG CAACACAGCACAGTATCGATGATGGGCAATTTGGAATTCATA ATGGGCTTAACTGTGTGGACTCAGGCTGGCTGACTTGCCAAACGGAAATTCGCCTGCGTCTGCATTATTCCAAGATGCCCCCCATCTCCATTACCAAGAAGAAATTTAAGAAATCACGCTTCAG AATCAAGCTGACATTAGTGGGCattgaagaagaagacgaagaagaagaagacgaagaagatgAAGGAGGAGACGAGCTCAGTCCTTCATCTTTGCAAAAGATGACGACCACTTTAGAAACCAGCATGATCAGTGCCAACGGCTACAAATCCCGCCACTCCCAGCCTGAGTGTGGATACGCGCTGGAACCGTCCCAGTGGACTGAGTACAGCATCCACACCATGGACCCCGACAACCTGGAGCTCACCTTTGAGTTCTTTGAG GAGGATCTGAGCGAGCATGTGGTTCAGGGCGACACCCATCCTGGACACGTTGGCACCGCTTGCCTTCTTTCGTCCTGTTTTTCAGAAAGTGGCAGAGACACTGGAGTTGTTACTCTTCCCATTATGGGGCGGAACTCCAGACAAACCATTGGGAAAGTAAGAG TGGATTACCTGGTAATCCGACCCATACAGGGGGTACAGTGTGACATGAGCGTGACGTTTGCCAAGCACTGGAAGAAGAGAAGCACGCTCCATGTTGGTCACAGAGGATctggcagcacacacacagccaA acACCACAAAGTCAGAGAAAACACAATtgcatcatttaaaagtgcagcTGACCAT GGTGCGCCTTTTGTGGAGTTTGATGTTCACCTTTCTAAAGATGGTGTTCCTATCGTATACCATGACCTGACGTGCTGCATTTCAACAAAGAAGAAG AAAAAGGACCACACCCTGGAGCTCATTGAGGTGCCGGTGAAGGACCTGACATTTGATCAGTTGCAGCTTTTAAAG CTCGCCCATGTTGCTGCCATGAACGGAAGTGATCAAAAAG ATCTGTTGGACGATGAGGATGAAGTCGATGAACATCAGCCATTCCCATCCCTCTCACAG ATCTTCCAAGCCGTCCCTGAAAATGTGGGCTTTAACATTGAGCTGAAGTGGATCTGCCAGATGAAG GATGGAACATGGGATGGGAACCTATCAACGTACTTCAACATGAACTCCTTCCTTGACACGGTGCTGTCCTGCGTTCTTCAAAATGCTGGAAGACGAGTCATTTTCTCGTGCTTCGACCCAGATGTTTGTACAAT GGTGCGTAATAAGCAGAACAAATACCCCATCCTCTTCCTGACTCAGGGAATCTCAGAAAAGTATCCGGAGCTGAGGGACATCCGCTGTCAGTCCACTCAGATCGCCATCAGCTTCGCTCAGAGCGAAAATATTCTG GGAATCAGTGCCCACACTGAGGAACTTTTAACACACTTGAACTACATTGCTGATGCTCAGTCCAAAGGCCTGGTGGTGTTCAGCTGGGGAGATGACAACAACGATCACGAGAACAGAATGATGCTGAGAGAGCAGGGAATAGACGGGCTCATCTATGACCG TATTTGTGAAGACGTGGCAAAGCAGCCAGACATCTTCCAGGTAGAGGAGCAGCACTCTCTGCAGGAAGTGATCACAGAGGAGACCATGAAGAGCGCGACATGTTCCTGCTACTCCATCCCCTGCTCAATGGCACCGTGTGTCACCTCCAAGCCCCGCGCTGAAAGTGCTGAGTCCGACTCAGGCCTCAGCTCCTCATAG